The genomic interval TCAATCAAGTAGTCAAAGAAAATATAGAAAATACTATTAAGCTTATGGATAAAATAAATGATTCTAAAGAAGTTACTATTTTAGCAGGTGAATTTATAGATGCAAATGGAAAAGTAATTAAAGGAATAGGCAAGGAAAATGCAAAAGATATTATAGAAAATACTCAAAAGCTTATGGAAAAGACTTTGGAAAAAGCAAGTACAAAAAAAATTGAAAAAGCAAATATAGAACAAGAAAAAGCAACTATTGTAGTAGGTGAAAATACTGTAAAGGAATTGGCTAAGGATATAGAAAATACAGTAAAAATCTTAGAAGAAAAATGTAATAAAAATCATATAGAAGCTAAGAATATAGAAGGCAAGATGATTCTTCAAATGCCAAATATAAATAAACAAGAAGTAGAAACCATTTTACCAGCTAATACAATAAAAATAGCAAAAGAAAACAATATAGAAAAAGTTCTTGTGAAAACAGAAAAAGCAGTGTTTACCCTTACACAAAATACATTTGAGGAAGTAAAAGACAATATTATATTGAATGTAAAGGAAATAGAAAAAAATACATTGTATTCTTTTATACCTAAAGAAAGTACAGTAGTAGATTTGACAGTTTATTTAGGGGAAAAACCGATTAAAGAATTTAAAGAAAAAATAAAAGTAGCTATTTTATACAATGGAGAAGTTAAAAAAGAAG from Inediibacterium massiliense carries:
- a CDS encoding S-layer homology domain-containing protein, which gives rise to MDKINDSKEVTILAGEFIDANGKVIKGIGKENAKDIIENTQKLMEKTLEKASTKKIEKANIEQEKATIVVGENTVKELAKDIENTVKILEEKCNKNHIEAKNIEGKMILQMPNINKQEVETILPANTIKIAKENNIEKVLVKTEKAVFTLTQNTFEEVKDNIILNVKEIEKNTLYSFIPKESTVVDLTVYLGEKPIKEFKEKIKVAILYNGEVKKEEVVQVFYLKDKETIENMGGQYDQDTKMVTFETSHFSKYFAQKVEKEEIKIGFHDLKDYEWAKEAIEEMAQKGIINGRSKELFDPSASITRAEFATLITKMLQLDTEDTKLSFTDVKENQWYAPYVKAAYKNGLISGRSKTIFDPNGKITREEMATIIGKVLTQKGKEKASINELERF